The Vicia villosa cultivar HV-30 ecotype Madison, WI unplaced genomic scaffold, Vvil1.0 ctg.001302F_1_1, whole genome shotgun sequence genomic interval gaaactttatgcgaaactgtcaaagtgtgagttttggctaagtgaagtaagttttcttgggcatgtaatttctaaagatggtattgccgttgacccaacaaaagtagaagcagtgtctcaatgggaagctccgaagtcagtttccgaaatccgtagtttccttggtcttgcgggttattatagaaagttcattgaaggtttttcaaagctagcgttgccgttaacaaagttgactaggaagggtcaagcattcatctgggattcgaaatgtgaagaaggattccaagagttgaagaaaaggttgactagtgcgccgatcttgattttgccgaacccggcggaatattttgttgtttattgtgatgcttcattgatgggattaggaggtgtactgatgcagaatcaacaggtagtcgcttatgcgtcgagacaactcaaagtgcatgagagaaattacccgactcatgacttagagttggcagcagtggtatttgtgttgaaattgtggaggcattatctgtatggttcgaggtttgaagtatttagtgatcacaagagcctgaagtatctctttgatcaaaaagagttgaatatgaggcaaagaagatggttagagttcctcaaggattatgattttgggctgcattaccatccgggtaaagcaaacgtggttgccgatgctttgagtaggaagtccttgcatatgtctatgctgatggtgagagaattggatttaattgaacaattcagagatttgagtttggtatgcgaagacactcctatcagtgttaagttgggtatgctgaagctgactagtggtattctggaagagattcgagagggtcagaagactgatgtcgagttggttgataagttgactctgattaaccaaggcaagggaggtgaattcagaatcaacgagaatggtattatgaggtttggcaatcgtgtttgtgttcctaatgtttccgaattgaggaagagtattctcgaagaaggacatcgtagtggattgagtattcatcctggtgctaccaagatgtacaatgacttaaagaagctgttttggtggcctggaatgaaaaaggaaatagctgaatttatCTATGCTTGATTGACTTGCCAGAAgacgaagattgagcatcagaaaccgtatggagctatgcaaccgttatttattccggaatgaaagtgggatagtatatctatggattttgtttctggtttgccaaaGACgatgaagaactatgaagccatttgggttattgtagacaggttgacgaagtctgctcactttataccaatgagaatggattatccgatggagaagctggctcaattgtatattgggaagatagtgagtttacatggtattccttcgagtatcgtgtcagatagagatccaaggtttacatccaaattctgggaaggtttgcagaaggctttgggtactaagctgagattgagttctgcttatcatccgcagacgggtggacagacggaaagaactattcaatcactagaagatttgttgcgtgcttgcttgttggaaaaaggcggtgcttgggatagttatctacccttgatcgaatttacctacaataatagttttcactcgagtattggtatggctccgtttgaagctttgtatggtcggaggtgtaggacgcctttatgttggtatgaatctggtgaaagtgctgtgattggaccggaaattgttcaggagatgacagaaaagattaagatgattcaggagaaaatgaaggcttctcagagtcgtcagaagagttatcatgataagaggcggagaacacttgagtttcaagaaggagatcacgtattcatgagagttactcctatgactggtatcggacgagctctaaagtcaaagaaattgactccgcattttattggtccgtttcagattatgGAAAGAGTAGGGgaagtggcgtatcgcattgcgttgccaccgacgcttgcgaacctgcatgatgtattccatgtgtcgcagttgaggaaatacattgccgatccatctcatgtgatccaagtagatgatatacaggtaaaggataatctgacagttgaagctttgcctacgaggattgaagatcggaaggtgaaacgattgcgtggcaaggagataacgttggtcagagtagcttggggaggaccagccgatggaaatgttacgtgggaattggagagccagatgaaggactcctacccgtaactctttgcctaaggtatgttttcgaggacgaaaacttttctagtgggggagagttgtaacaccccataaaattctttatttaatttaattaatttttggattaaatattagaattatttaagTTAAATAAAAAAGTGCTTCAGTAGCTACACCTCCGAAGGCGAGGTGCAAAAATGAAACTTCACCAAATGCCTAAgattttgtttgcgagtttggaaggGAAGAGAGATGAgagctttgaaaaataggaaggatTGAGTAAAAAGAATTGTAAGATTTTGGATagaagggttttggagggtttgattttatttataacatcAAAAATCccataaaatagagaaattaaaaaaattatattgaatgagggttttggaggacttccatatattttcaaaatatcttttagttgttatagtatttcaaaaattaaaaatataataatgataatgactctttcatcattataaacaaaatcattttttcaaaaatgtcaaataattttctacattttttaaaaattttgtttttgaagcCTTTCCCTCTAATTCCTTCTAAACTCGcaaacaaaatctagagtattACGAGGTCCTCATACATCAAATCCATTTTAGAGGACCAAAATatctaatttataattatttgagAAATTTAAATATTCTGGTCAGAATAAAAAAACAgttttagatttttgttttgatgaacaAATTCTGTCCAGATTATGATTGTATCAAGACGCAATACAAGCTTTAGTACATTACGTTTACAATTTTGGTATTGCTCCATATTTAGTGAAAAAAACAACTCATTTACCATAATTACCTTAACGATTAAAAATGGAGTACGATTCAAACTGAACACTGAACAGAAaagaataatattaaataatcaaGATCTCAGATTTTCTTTTCTCTCGAAAAGTAATGAAAAAGATACGCTATTAATTTTTTCACCATAAAATTGATATTCACgtgttattattttcttaaaaatgtTCAACTTTTCAACTAGAAAAAGAAGACTTATATGATATCAGTACCAACCAGTATCACCATCACCAACCAATAGGCTGAGTTATCCATGGAACCACCGGCGTCCTCCTCTaccgccgccgccgccgccgcTCCTTCAAAGCCACGCAGCTACTGGCGATGGAGCAAGCAAGATTTCTTTCCGGAACCTTCCTTCCAAACCGGGGAAACCTACCGGAATGCCTTAACAAACACATGTCCGCGACTGAAGGACCGTCTCCTGAACCGCTCAACGGATTCTCACGAACTCCTCGTCCTTCCAAAAGCCAGCGAGAATCGCATGGCTCGTGTCCTCACCTGGTGGGACCTAACCTGGCTAGCCTTCGGTGCCGTCGTCGGTTCAGGCATCTTTGTCGTCACCGGTCAAGAAGCTCGTTTCCATGCCGGTCCCGCCATTATCCTCTCCTACGCCGCATCCGGTTTTTCCGCTCTTCTTTCGGCTTTCATCTACGCCGAATTCGCAGTTGAAGTTCCCGTTGCCGGTGGATCGTTTTCGTTTCTCCGAATCGAACTCGGCGACTTCCTCGCTTTCGTCGCCGCCGGTAATATCCTCCTCGAAGCTCTCGTCGGCGCCGCCGGTCTCGGCCGCTCATGGTCATCCTACTTCGCCACAATGGTAAAAAACGATTCAGAATTTTTCCGGATCCGAATCAACTCTTTCAAAGACGGTTTCAACATGCTCGATCCGTTAGCCGTTGCAGTTCTGTTAATCACTAACGGAATCGCCGCTAGCGGAACTCGAAAAACCTCTGTCTTAACATGGATTACTTCAATTGCCACAACTCTGGTTATAGCTTTCATTATAATAGTTGGTTTTATCCACGGAAAATCGTCAAACTTAACGCCGTTTCTTCCTTACGGCGTTAAAGGCGTTTTTAACGCCGCTGCTGTTGTGTATTGGTCATACACAGGTTTTGACATGGTTGCAACTATGGCTGAAGAAACTAAAAACCCTTCTAGAGATATACCTATTGGTTTAATCGGTTCAATGTCAATGATAACAGTTATTTATTGTTTAATGGCATGGGCGCTTGTGTCAATGGTTAAGTACACTGAGATTGATGCTGAAGCTGCTTATTCAGTTGCTTTTGTTCAAATTGGTATGAATTGGGGGAAATATTTAGTGAGTATTTGTGCTTTGAAAGGAATGACAACAAGTTTGCTTGTTGGGTCAATGGGGCAAGCTAGGTACACAACTCAAATTGCGAGGTCGCATATGATTCCGCCCTTTTTCGCGCTTGTTCATCCTAAAACTGGAACACCGGTTAATGCTACACTTTTAACGACTCTATCGAGTTGTGTTGTTGCTCTTTTTACTAGTTTGGATGTTCTGTCTAGTGTTTTTTCTGTAAGTACTCTTTTCATATTTATGCTTATGGCCATTGCGTTGCTTGTTAGGAGATATTATGTAAGGGAAGCTACTGATGGTAAGAGTGATTTTTGGAAGGTTCTTTTGTGTTTGTTTGTTGTAATCGGTTCTTGTATTGTCGGGACTGTGTTTTGGAATTCGGGTTTGTTTGGTTGGATTGGGTATACGGTGGCTGCTTGTGTTTGGTTTTTGGCGACTTTGGTGATGAGTTTGCTTCCGAAGAAGAGGCAACCTAAGGTTTGGGGAGCTCCGTTGGTTCCATGGGTGCCTTCTTTGTCGATTGCGACGAACCTTTTTCTTATGGGATCATTGGGTTCTGAGGCTTTCTATAGGTTCTTGATTTGTACTGGTGTGATGCTAGTGTATTATATATTTGTAGGTGTTCATGCAACTTATGATGTGGATCATGGAATTGGTCAAGAATCAAAGCATGATGAGGTATATTAAAGTGTCAATTAAGGGGAGTAGCATGTTTTCAAGTTTCATCACTTGAGATATTGTGGATTCTCTCATGTTGTGTTAGGAATAGTTTAGCCTTATATGTTGTGGAATCATGAAGAGTGAAGTATTTTTAGTGGTTGGAGAACAACTGTGTGGAATGATGGTCAAATGTGAATCACAACTTGATATTTGTATAATTTTCAGGGCTTTTTTTAATGATCTTTTGAGGGATAGTGATCATGCAATGCATTTGTAAGTATGCATAAACCTGATCCACTTGACAACTAAGATTTTTTTGCATTGATTGGCCTTCATTTAAGTATATATGAAGtggaaaaaataaatacaaagttCACTTGTTGAAACTGTAACGTATTTGCATACTGATCTTGTTCTGGTATAGTTAATTCTTTTCTAGATTAGTTAGTTAATCTACAGTGCGATTACAATAATATATAAACTGAAAATATTGTTAACTAACATTAATAAAGTGTAGATTTTTCTCTCCTATGCTCTTTGATTCATATTGTGTATCTGAGTGAGTTTTCCTAACCAGATAAGTGATATTAGAATCCCTGCTGATGCTCAACGATCAACTCAGAAAGTAAATTAGAAAGAGAATTACAAATGTGTTGAGAAGATCACATCAGCAAAATTATCCAAAGTTGAGAAGATCACATTAGCAAAATTATCTAAAGTAGCATGGGATATCAatataaattcaagaaaatgtgCCTCCAAACTCTAAGAAGACAATTGGAGTTGTTGCAAATGACCCGATAGGACATTAGAGCATCATTATCGGTGTTTCTTCCACGTTTCTTCACAGTTTTCAAACACACTGTGTCAGAGTATTATTGATATTTGCTTGTTTATGCCGTTTATTAGTTTGTAACCGTTCCTCTGCCCACCAAAGTTTATATTGTTGTATATTAATTCCACCTAttacttttttaaattttaacataattaaatataaatatgagGTATTTATGTGGGGTTCAGTTGGACCCAATGTAGAGGTTTTGGTGAGTTGTATGGATATTTAGAAAATGTGAGTGAATTGTTTATGAAATTAGaaagtataaaataatataaaaaattatgtgaGACTCATTTAAAGAACTCAACTGGATTTAATGGATAATGATGCTCTTACTCTTAAGTGTGTTGTTTGATAGTGTTGAATCTAATGACGAATTATGAAGCAACATCCTTACTTTATCAAACATCGGACAGTGGAGGGTGTATTTGCAATCATTTGGATGATAAAATGAGTGACAAACATAAGTTGAGAATTAAGATTAGAAAAGTGGAGCATTTTTCATAAACAATCAACATATAATATTTCTTACATTTCTTTTATCTTGTTCCTCCTTCTCCACCTCCATCTTCATACACATTTATCTAAAACCTATACAGTTTCTAGTTAAAATCAAACTAAACTTGATAGCATGAACAACATAATGTAAAACATTATCGTATTACAAAATCCATCTAAGGTTAAAACAAATCATgaataaaaatacacaaaaatcatAGAAAAAATCATCTAAAGTAGCATAAATACTCATTTAAGATAACACATAATCAAAGAATCCCAACTGATTTAAAAATGTGTTAATTGTCTACTATAAATTCTTCACACACGCCAAATATTTCTTACTTAAAATGGATCTAAAATATGAAATTACAATTCTATGAAATAGATTATCTCTCAAATTAaactaaagcaaaaaaaaaaaaaaaacttatgaaATTAATCAAATTGTAAAACACTAAGAATCTCATAATTTCAGTGTTGATTCTCTAGTTTTAGGATtggattaattttaataaaacaaatataGTAGCACTATGATAAATAGGATGTATTATCTTAGTTAAAAGAACAGGTTGAACAAGATATCCTATGTTATGAAAAAACATGTTGAGTTGAGATGTTCTATCAACTAAAGCAACTTGTCAGACAAGATGTCCTATGCAGAAGCTATTCGACATCGTGATTTTGGACTGGGTTGTTTGATGGGTTCAAGAATTTAACTAATGCAGAATATTCTGGGAATATTATGCAGTTCTGTGTGGCGCTGATTGATAGGTTTGGAAGATTCAAGTCAGAATCAAGTACACGTCAGGAGGAAGTGTGAAGTGTGTTTTGCCTGCGCATTTGTTAGAACTTGCGTCCAGAAGAATTAGTCCAATGTTATTCAAGACATTCAACATGGACTTGAATGATACATCTTGAATTGTGTTGTTATCTTACTCAAATAATGCTATGCTTGACCAAGACTATTGATACGGTCAAAGTTTTGTTTGATTCCAGAGTAAGTGATCAACTATTTAAAGCAGTCATCACCTCCATTATCTCATCTCATTTTTGTAAAAACGTATGTATGGCATTTGTTCAAGCATGGGTGAGTGTCGTCTGGGTTTGGGGATGTGACGGGTATCTTTGTCAACTTTTGGCttcaaagggggagaaataggTTAATCCTGTTGAGATCAGTCTGGGTTATTTCTTGTTCTTTCTATTTTTGGGTTCACCAAGATGTTAGATCAGATGTTTGATCCTCTTTCTTCTTGTGTCTTATGCTCTGAGTTATGAACACTATTGTGTCTTGTGTTATGAGTTTCCCGAAATTGAGGTCTGCACCCCTGAGTTTTCCTCTAGAGACTGCAGGTTAATGTTTGACTGCCAATTATGTGGTTTCTTATGCTCCCTACGAGGAATGTTTCTGGATTAAGGGGGAGTTGTTTCAGTCTGCAAGGAATGTTTCTAGGATTGAGGACCAACCATTATACCAGAGTAAAAAGGATGCTTGGTCGTAATAGATTGATTCAGGTGAAGATGAAATAGGAGATTTTGTATAAAGATGAAGAGATTTTGGACCTCTAGTCATTCTCCTCATGTGCACCAAATGATGTTCTTTGGTGGTGTGGATTTTTTGTGCTACAATGGAGCTCATTCAAAATGCGATAAAGAATATGTCAAATACGATGTTCTGCTGATGTTTGTAGTTCCTTTTTGTTCTGCAATTCAGAGATGTATtactatgtttatttattttagccAAAATTTACCAAAGGGGGATATTGTTAATTCTCTAGTTTTAGGAttggcattaattttagtaaaacaaatatagCAGCATTATGATAAATAGGATGTGTTATTTGGGTTAAAATTGAACAAGATGTCCAATGTTATGAAGAAACACGTTGAGTTGAGATGTTCTATCAACTAAAGCAACATGTCAGACAAGA includes:
- the LOC131634457 gene encoding cationic amino acid transporter 8, vacuolar-like; translation: MEPPASSSTAAAAAAPSKPRSYWRWSKQDFFPEPSFQTGETYRNALTNTCPRLKDRLLNRSTDSHELLVLPKASENRMARVLTWWDLTWLAFGAVVGSGIFVVTGQEARFHAGPAIILSYAASGFSALLSAFIYAEFAVEVPVAGGSFSFLRIELGDFLAFVAAGNILLEALVGAAGLGRSWSSYFATMVKNDSEFFRIRINSFKDGFNMLDPLAVAVLLITNGIAASGTRKTSVLTWITSIATTLVIAFIIIVGFIHGKSSNLTPFLPYGVKGVFNAAAVVYWSYTGFDMVATMAEETKNPSRDIPIGLIGSMSMITVIYCLMAWALVSMVKYTEIDAEAAYSVAFVQIGMNWGKYLVSICALKGMTTSLLVGSMGQARYTTQIARSHMIPPFFALVHPKTGTPVNATLLTTLSSCVVALFTSLDVLSSVFSVSTLFIFMLMAIALLVRRYYVREATDGKSDFWKVLLCLFVVIGSCIVGTVFWNSGLFGWIGYTVAACVWFLATLVMSLLPKKRQPKVWGAPLVPWVPSLSIATNLFLMGSLGSEAFYRFLICTGVMLVYYIFVGVHATYDVDHGIGQESKHDEVY